In Leishmania major strain Friedlin complete genome, chromosome 34, the following proteins share a genomic window:
- the eEF1B beta 1 gene encoding elongation factor 1-beta, with the protein MSLKDVSKKAAELESKLSGKLFLGGAKPTAEDVKAFNDLLGANHVNLYRWAKNMATYAEGERKAWGAPVRVAAPELRMPAPAAKAAGSDAAAEKRAAPKAAAVAPPPAAAAEEEDDIDLFGETTEEEKAALEAKKAKDAEKKKAKKEVIAKSSILFDIKAWDDTIDLEALAQKLHAIQRDGLIWGDHKLVPVAFGVKKLQQLIVIEDDKVSGDDLEEMIMGFEEEVQSMDIVAWNKI; encoded by the coding sequence ATGTCTCTGAAGGACGTGAGCAAGaaggccgccgagctggagtCGAAGCTGAGCGGCAAGCTGTTCCTGGGCGGCGCGAAGCCGACGGCGGAGGATGTGAAGGCGTTCAACGACCTGCTCGGCGCGAACCACGTGAACCTGTACCGATGGGCGAAGAACATGGCGACGTACGCCGAGGGCGAGCGCAAGGCGTGGggcgcgccggtgcgcgtcgctgcgccggagctgcgcatgcccgcgccagcggcgaaggcggcggggtcggatgctgctgcggagaaGAGGGCTGCGCCgaaggctgccgctgtggcgccgccgcctgccgctgccgcggaggaggaggacgacatCGACCTGTTCGGCGagacgacggaggaggagaaggcagcgctggaggcgaagaaggcgaaggacgcggagaagaagaaggcgaagaaggaggtgaTTGCGAAGTCGTCGATCCTGTTCGATATCAAGGCGTGGGACGACACGATCGACCTggaggcgctcgcgcagAAGCTGCACGCGATCCAGCGCGACGGCCTGATCTGGGGTGACCACAAGCTGGTGCCCGTTGCGTTTGGCGTgaagaagctgcagcagctgatcgTCATTGAGGACGACAAGGTGTCCGGCGACGACCTGGAGGAGATGATCATGGgcttcgaggaggaggtgcagtcGATGGATATCGTCGCCTGGAACAAGATCTGA